A single window of Penaeus vannamei isolate JL-2024 chromosome 24, ASM4276789v1, whole genome shotgun sequence DNA harbors:
- the LOC138866207 gene encoding arylalkylamine N-acetyltransferase-like 2, with protein MGDADSLAYANLQEGDVEEVVSFMADHFYPREPLSTGLHMTYEDNKEWIHESVRDWVRSGASVVARDPHTGRVAGTILATVLTRDQSNTFEEALKSPKTKVRTLHTVLSILEAAVDFFSRYENVDKILELAMITVSEEFSGRGVGRRLVQESEMRGKKLGCQLATAQATAVPSQRLLYRLGYEDLYTMDYGTFEIAGDRVFDIDRMLGSPSAKVMARHLDEDNQEQ; from the exons ATGGGCGACGCAGACAGCCTGGCGTACGCGAACCTTCAGGAGGGTGACGTGGAGGAGGTCGTGTCCTTCATGGCCGACCACTTCTACCCGAGGGAACCGCTG aGCACGGGCCTCCACATGACCTACGAAGACAACAAGGAGTGGATCCACGAGTCGGTGCGGGACTGGGTGCGGAGTGGAGCGTCAGTGGTGGCCCGCGACCCACACACGGGGCGAGTCGCCGGCACGATCCTGGCCACCGTGCTCACCCGGGACCAGTCCAACACCTTCGAGGAGGCGCTCAAGAGTCCCAAGAccaag GTGAGGACATTGCACACTGTCCTATCTATCCTGGAAGCTGCCGTAGACTTCTTTTCTCGCTATGAAAATGTGGACAAGATTTTGGAATTGGCCATGATCACTGTGTCCGAAGAGTTCAGTGGCCGAGGTGTGGGCAGGAGGCTTGTTCAG GAAAGTGAGATGCGCGGCAAGAAACTGGGATGCCAACTAGCCACAGCACAGGCAACGGCAGTACCTTCCCAACGACTCCTCTACCGCCTTGGCTATGAAGACCTCTATACCATGGATTATGGCACCTTTGAGATAGCAGGCGACCGTGTGTTTGACATAGACCGGATGCTGGGTTCTCCCTCGGCTAAGGTGATGGCCCGTCATCTTGATGAAGATAACCAGGAGCAGTAG